In Clostridium sp. DL-VIII, the following proteins share a genomic window:
- a CDS encoding beta-propeller fold lactonase family protein: MILTKDTTIGFIGTYTKNKSKGIYRIKFNTSNGHIEESNLAYEIENPTYLCIDKERHILYSTCKIDEKSGVSSFKYWNEKSKLNLINYNLSEEKQPCHVSLSDTNNILISSNYHENKMLVYNTLDGFILNPPLTGSHSGHSLHTERQEKPHIHCSMFTDDQKYIVSIDLGIDKMMIYTLENGKLLKKDEISHSFPAGTGPRHITYSKLKPFYYVLSELTSEIFVLKYNSEAETPFENIQTLSSLPKNYNDKKSGAAIRIHKNNKFLYTSDRGNNTLSLFIINQENGKLTFVDACSSEGNSPRDFQIDPTGNFLLCANENSDNISIFSIDQTTGSLTYIKSENIPTPTCIEFA; encoded by the coding sequence ATGATATTAACAAAAGACACTACAATTGGATTCATTGGAACTTATACAAAAAATAAAAGTAAAGGAATTTATAGAATTAAGTTCAATACTAGCAATGGGCATATTGAAGAAAGCAATCTAGCTTACGAAATCGAGAATCCTACATATTTGTGTATTGATAAGGAAAGACATATACTTTATTCTACTTGTAAAATTGATGAAAAATCTGGGGTATCCTCATTTAAATATTGGAATGAAAAAAGCAAGCTTAATTTAATTAATTATAATCTCTCTGAAGAAAAACAACCTTGTCATGTCAGTCTAAGTGATACTAACAATATATTAATTTCATCAAACTACCATGAAAATAAGATGCTTGTCTACAATACCTTGGATGGTTTTATTTTAAACCCTCCTTTGACTGGAAGCCATTCTGGCCATAGCCTACATACCGAAAGACAAGAGAAACCGCATATTCATTGTTCAATGTTCACAGATGATCAAAAATATATTGTATCAATTGATTTAGGAATTGATAAGATGATGATTTATACTTTAGAAAACGGCAAACTTCTAAAAAAAGATGAAATCAGTCATTCATTTCCTGCTGGAACAGGCCCTAGACATATTACTTATTCAAAACTAAAGCCATTTTATTACGTTTTAAGTGAATTAACTTCAGAAATTTTTGTTTTAAAATATAATTCTGAAGCAGAAACTCCTTTTGAAAATATCCAAACTCTAAGTAGTTTACCTAAAAACTATAATGATAAAAAATCTGGTGCTGCTATTCGTATACATAAAAACAATAAATTCTTATATACTTCAGATAGAGGAAATAATACTTTAAGTTTATTTATTATAAATCAGGAAAATGGAAAACTGACATTTGTAGATGCTTGTTCTTCCGAAGGAAATTCACCCAGGGATTTTCAAATTGATCCAACAGGAAATTTCCTGCTTTGTGCAAACGAAAACTCTGATAATATATCTATATTCTCTATTGATCAAACAACCGGCAGCCTAACCTATATTAAATCTGAAAATATTCCTACACCTACCTGCATAGAATTCGCATAG
- the metA gene encoding homoserine O-succinyltransferase — translation MPIKIPIELPAFQVLSNENIFVMNNERANTQDIRPLKIAILNLMPKKVVAENQLLRYLSNTPLQVEITLIQTKTYISHNTSSEHLNKFYCYFEDIKNEKFDGLIITGAPVERMEFEEVTYWDELTEIMDWSKTNVFSTFYICWASQAGLYYHYDIPKYDLKEKMFGVFSHWVNDEKADLTRGLDDIFYAPHSRHTEVRREDIEKVPELEILSESEEAGVFIVATKDRRKIFVTGHMEYDRDTLKDEYVRDKEKGEDIAIPKNYFKNDDVNERPQYIWRGPASIVFGNWLNYCVYQNTPFDLNKL, via the coding sequence ATGCCAATAAAAATTCCTATAGAATTACCTGCATTTCAGGTTTTATCAAATGAAAATATATTTGTAATGAATAATGAGAGAGCTAATACACAAGATATAAGACCACTAAAAATAGCAATTCTTAATCTAATGCCTAAAAAGGTGGTGGCTGAAAATCAATTGCTCAGATATTTATCTAATACGCCGCTACAAGTAGAAATAACACTTATTCAAACTAAAACATATATTTCTCATAATACATCATCGGAGCACTTAAATAAATTCTATTGTTATTTTGAGGATATAAAAAATGAAAAATTTGATGGGCTTATAATTACTGGAGCTCCAGTTGAAAGGATGGAATTTGAAGAAGTCACATATTGGGACGAGCTTACTGAAATAATGGACTGGAGTAAGACTAACGTATTTTCCACTTTCTATATATGCTGGGCATCGCAAGCAGGATTGTATTATCATTATGATATACCTAAATATGATTTGAAAGAAAAAATGTTTGGAGTATTTTCCCATTGGGTGAATGATGAGAAAGCTGATCTTACAAGAGGATTGGATGATATATTTTATGCGCCACATTCCAGACATACTGAAGTAAGACGTGAAGATATAGAAAAGGTTCCAGAGCTTGAAATTTTATCTGAATCTGAAGAAGCTGGAGTGTTTATTGTAGCAACCAAAGATAGAAGAAAAATTTTTGTTACAGGTCATATGGAATATGATAGAGACACATTAAAAGATGAATATGTAAGAGATAAGGAAAAAGGCGAAGATATAGCAATACCTAAAAACTATTTCAAAAATGATGATGTAAATGAAAGACCTCAATATATATGGAGAGGACCTGCAAGTATAGTTTTTGGAAACTGGCTCAATTATTGTGTATATCAAAATACACCGTTTGATCTTAATAAGCTTTAA
- a CDS encoding DUF1294 domain-containing protein, which translates to MLKTVLIYLLLINFIGFIIMLIDKQRAIHKEWRIPEKTLILLSIFGGSIGMLAGMSTFRHKTKHKKFTIGVPFILLMQICLIMILYFKAY; encoded by the coding sequence ATGCTAAAGACCGTTTTGATATATTTACTACTAATTAATTTTATTGGATTTATTATCATGCTTATAGATAAGCAAAGAGCTATTCATAAAGAATGGAGAATACCTGAAAAAACTCTTATTTTACTTTCAATTTTTGGAGGTTCAATAGGAATGCTTGCTGGTATGTCTACATTTAGGCATAAAACAAAGCATAAGAAGTTTACAATTGGAGTGCCATTTATACTTCTTATGCAGATTTGCTTAATAATGATATTATATTTTAAAGCTTATTAA
- a CDS encoding undecaprenyl diphosphate synthase family protein has product MRIPKHIGIIPDGNRRWALSNSLNKENGYDHGINPGLEVFKLCQKENIEEVTFYGFTIDNTKRPREQKAAFTKACIDSVMLLTKENCEILVLGNTESSCFPEELLPFTERKKFGLGGIRANFLINYGWEWDLNLLKNSDASKKHIQPYLRSKDISRVDLVIRWGGRRRLSGLLPVQCVYSDFYILDNYWPDFKDEDFYNALAWYNEQDVTLGG; this is encoded by the coding sequence ATGCGAATTCCAAAACATATCGGCATTATTCCTGATGGTAATAGGCGTTGGGCTTTATCTAATTCATTAAATAAAGAAAATGGCTATGATCATGGAATAAATCCTGGACTTGAAGTATTTAAACTATGTCAAAAAGAAAATATTGAAGAAGTAACCTTCTATGGATTTACAATAGATAATACTAAACGTCCTAGAGAACAAAAAGCAGCCTTTACAAAAGCCTGTATTGACTCAGTTATGCTTTTAACAAAAGAAAACTGTGAAATTTTAGTACTTGGAAACACTGAATCCAGCTGCTTCCCAGAAGAATTATTACCCTTTACTGAAAGAAAAAAATTTGGATTAGGTGGAATAAGAGCAAATTTTCTAATAAACTACGGTTGGGAATGGGATCTAAATTTATTAAAAAACAGTGATGCATCCAAAAAGCACATTCAGCCATATCTACGATCAAAAGATATTTCAAGAGTAGATCTTGTAATAAGATGGGGTGGTCGAAGAAGACTTAGCGGTTTATTACCGGTTCAGTGCGTATATTCAGACTTTTATATTTTAGATAATTATTGGCCTGATTTTAAAGATGAAGATTTTTATAATGCCTTAGCTTGGTATAATGAGCAAGATGTAACTTTAGGCGGCTAA
- the hemA gene encoding glutamyl-tRNA reductase produces MIGLIGIKKNTPLEIREKFIIKARKHNEYVEKLLEELKEVVILATCNRTEIYFNLSSNKSEEELLKNIFEIFDWDYEYKSHIFIEADEDAYRHLFEVCCGFHSKILGEDQILGQVKDAYEESLNIKGVSLELHRLFQEAITCGKKFRRDAKLFEIPVSSASIVANEAIDHKCTKFMVLGYGEVGQLIVKYLLSHNVEVIYLVVRNNRIKDEICDERVRVINFEEKNNYIDEVECIIGCTSAPHPVVRRQDIKKDGNKLIIYDLSVPRDIEKEVALLDRTEVYNIDTISRIDDKNKKLRKERMEEHTYIMAKYIKEYEDWLKIRSIAPTMKKLRDLGNEVSEKRIETFSHKSNEKKDIALADKLIKSTSDFYINRAIEVIKEETLKGRGEEWTKIMEKIFMMTK; encoded by the coding sequence ATGATAGGCTTAATAGGTATTAAGAAAAATACTCCATTAGAAATTAGAGAAAAATTTATAATAAAAGCTAGAAAACATAATGAATATGTTGAAAAACTACTTGAAGAATTGAAAGAAGTAGTAATTTTGGCGACTTGTAATAGGACAGAAATTTATTTTAATCTTTCTTCAAATAAAAGTGAAGAGGAATTATTAAAAAATATATTTGAAATTTTTGACTGGGACTATGAATATAAAAGCCATATATTCATAGAAGCAGATGAAGATGCTTATAGGCATCTATTTGAAGTTTGTTGTGGATTTCATTCTAAAATATTAGGTGAGGATCAGATTTTAGGGCAGGTTAAAGATGCTTATGAGGAATCATTAAATATTAAAGGTGTTTCTTTAGAATTGCATAGATTATTTCAAGAAGCCATTACTTGTGGAAAGAAATTTAGAAGGGATGCTAAATTATTTGAAATTCCAGTATCCTCAGCGTCAATAGTAGCAAATGAAGCAATCGATCATAAATGTACTAAATTTATGGTTTTAGGATATGGGGAAGTTGGACAATTAATCGTGAAATATCTTCTTTCTCATAATGTAGAAGTCATTTACTTGGTAGTTAGGAATAATAGAATCAAAGATGAAATATGTGATGAAAGAGTCAGAGTAATAAATTTTGAAGAAAAAAACAATTATATAGATGAAGTAGAGTGTATAATTGGTTGTACATCAGCACCTCATCCAGTTGTTAGAAGACAAGATATTAAAAAAGATGGAAATAAACTTATAATATATGATTTATCCGTTCCTAGAGATATAGAAAAGGAAGTTGCACTATTAGATAGGACTGAAGTCTATAACATTGATACCATAAGTCGAATTGATGATAAGAATAAGAAGCTTAGAAAAGAAAGAATGGAAGAGCATACATATATTATGGCCAAATACATAAAAGAATATGAAGATTGGCTTAAAATTAGAAGCATTGCACCTACAATGAAAAAATTAAGAGACTTAGGTAACGAAGTGAGTGAAAAGCGAATTGAAACTTTTTCACATAAGAGCAATGAAAAAAAAGACATTGCCTTAGCTGATAAGCTAATTAAAAGTACATCAGATTTTTATATAAATAGAGCCATTGAAGTTATCAAAGAAGAAACTTTAAAGGGACGTGGTGAAGAATGGACAAAAATAATGGAAAAGATATTTATGATGACGAAGTAG
- a CDS encoding NAD(P)-dependent oxidoreductase, with product MDKNNGKDIYDDEVDFSYIALISRKLRVGIIGGGKAGEIKARHFVNSKCYVEILSRTFDNNIIKLAECEPEKLKLITDNFNFKFLEDKHLIIIALDDEGLRNKIKKYCDDNYKLYIDSACFKDGMGAVPIERSTKNITFALNTKQGNPKGTILLSNKVKNFLEEYDEFIEFTSRIRDKAKKVPQYKKDILEFIGDEAFKDSFDKGESESALRSKFSKEIVEYLLDFK from the coding sequence ATGGACAAAAATAATGGAAAAGATATTTATGATGACGAAGTAGATTTTTCATATATTGCATTAATATCTAGAAAGCTCAGGGTTGGAATAATTGGTGGTGGAAAAGCCGGTGAAATAAAAGCTAGACATTTTGTAAATAGTAAATGCTATGTTGAGATACTATCGAGGACTTTTGATAATAATATAATTAAATTAGCAGAATGTGAACCTGAAAAGCTAAAGTTAATTACTGATAACTTTAATTTTAAATTTTTAGAAGATAAGCATCTTATTATAATCGCGCTAGATGATGAAGGCTTAAGAAATAAAATTAAAAAATATTGTGACGATAATTATAAACTTTATATAGATTCAGCGTGCTTTAAAGACGGAATGGGAGCAGTTCCAATTGAGAGGAGCACTAAAAATATAACTTTTGCGCTTAATACAAAACAGGGAAATCCAAAAGGTACAATTTTACTTTCAAATAAAGTGAAAAATTTTTTAGAAGAATATGATGAATTTATTGAATTTACAAGCAGAATTAGAGATAAAGCAAAAAAAGTACCACAATACAAAAAAGATATACTTGAATTTATTGGTGATGAAGCTTTTAAAGACTCATTTGATAAAGGAGAAAGTGAAAGTGCTCTTAGGTCTAAATTTTCAAAAGAAATTGTTGAGTACTTATTGGATTTTAAATGA
- the hemC gene encoding hydroxymethylbilane synthase has translation MNNLIIVATRKSRLAQVQTEIIMKSLKEKFNVESEKLLIVTEGDRKLDVSLAKVGGKGLFVKDIERALLEKRADGAVHSMKDVPYELSEEFEIAAITEREDIRDVLISKDNIPFKELKKGAIVGTSSIRRACQLKILRDDIEIVSIRGNVQTRLEKMKNQNLDGIILAAAGLKRLNEENLITEYFNPKEFLPAVAQGAIGIECLKTSKAKSYFEMLEDSNAKLTVEAERSFMRRLNGDCHSLIGAYSEIQGNDLYMIGIYDIGGKIVKKDILGNKDEHIILGKKLAEKIISV, from the coding sequence ATGAATAATCTTATAATAGTGGCAACAAGAAAAAGCAGATTGGCTCAGGTACAGACAGAAATTATAATGAAAAGCTTAAAGGAAAAATTTAATGTAGAAAGTGAAAAGCTGCTTATAGTAACAGAAGGCGATAGAAAATTAGATGTTTCTTTGGCTAAAGTTGGTGGTAAAGGATTATTTGTCAAAGATATAGAACGTGCACTTTTAGAGAAAAGAGCAGATGGAGCAGTTCACAGTATGAAAGATGTTCCTTATGAATTAAGTGAGGAATTTGAAATTGCTGCAATAACTGAAAGGGAAGATATAAGAGATGTCCTTATTTCAAAGGATAATATACCTTTTAAGGAACTTAAAAAAGGAGCAATAGTAGGGACCAGCAGCATTAGGAGGGCTTGTCAGCTTAAGATCTTAAGAGATGACATAGAAATAGTTTCAATTAGGGGAAATGTTCAAACGAGACTTGAAAAAATGAAAAATCAAAATTTAGATGGAATAATACTTGCAGCAGCAGGTCTTAAAAGATTAAATGAAGAAAATTTAATAACTGAATATTTTAATCCTAAGGAGTTCCTACCAGCAGTTGCTCAGGGGGCTATTGGAATTGAGTGTTTAAAAACAAGTAAGGCTAAAAGTTACTTTGAAATGTTAGAGGATTCAAATGCTAAATTGACAGTTGAAGCAGAAAGAAGTTTTATGAGAAGACTAAATGGAGACTGTCACAGCCTTATTGGGGCGTATTCAGAAATTCAAGGAAATGATTTATATATGATTGGTATATATGATATTGGAGGGAAAATAGTAAAAAAAGATATTTTGGGAAATAAAGATGAGCATATTATCTTAGGAAAAAAATTAGCTGAAAAGATAATAAGTGTATAG
- the cobA gene encoding uroporphyrinogen-III C-methyltransferase, with product MKQVYIIGTGPGDEELLTLKAVKALKKCTAVLYDRLVSNNILNYLSENCEVYYCGKEPGAHSQTQDEINELLVKLAKKGHIVGRIKGGDPYVFGRGGEEVLALKKENISFEVIPGVTSPIAVLNYAGIPITHRGIAQSFHVITGKSAKDLKVNFKALASEEGTLVFMMGLSNLDNIVSELIKNGKDSATPCGVIMRGTSAKQKKVIGVLDNISQKVKAANLKSPCIIVVGEVVNLSEDLNWYENKPLFGKNICITRSRKQSVNLKNKLVELGAEVTSFNAIEIKNEADNLKDYIDKLGKYDHIVFTSVNSVEVFFDYLIEKDYDIRGIKAKISVIGDATEKALKQRGIRCFAKAKEFASEGLLNILKPYLNKNETLLLPCSAKSRKYIYEELTSCGIEVDRVYIYDTVCGSVVNKKSFDEADIVFFTSPSTVNNMIEMLGIEEIKKKKIIAIGPKTNEPLEKLGIEAYVCTEHSEEGFLKEIQAFI from the coding sequence ATGAAGCAAGTATATATAATAGGAACAGGACCAGGAGATGAAGAGTTATTAACTTTAAAAGCTGTTAAAGCGTTGAAAAAATGTACGGCTGTACTTTATGATAGATTGGTTTCAAATAATATATTAAATTACTTAAGTGAAAACTGTGAGGTTTATTATTGTGGCAAAGAACCAGGGGCTCATTCTCAAACTCAGGATGAAATTAATGAACTTTTAGTAAAGCTAGCTAAGAAAGGACATATAGTTGGAAGAATAAAAGGTGGAGATCCATATGTGTTTGGAAGAGGCGGAGAAGAAGTATTAGCTTTAAAAAAAGAAAATATATCCTTTGAAGTAATTCCGGGAGTAACATCTCCAATTGCAGTTTTGAATTATGCAGGAATTCCAATAACTCATAGAGGGATAGCTCAAAGCTTTCATGTTATAACAGGTAAATCTGCTAAAGATCTAAAGGTGAATTTCAAGGCATTAGCATCTGAAGAAGGAACTTTGGTATTTATGATGGGTTTAAGTAATTTAGATAATATAGTTAGTGAGCTTATTAAAAATGGAAAAGATTCAGCTACTCCATGTGGTGTCATAATGAGAGGGACTTCAGCTAAGCAAAAAAAAGTAATAGGAGTTCTAGATAATATTTCCCAAAAAGTAAAAGCTGCTAATTTAAAATCTCCATGTATAATTGTAGTTGGGGAAGTAGTAAATTTAAGTGAAGATTTAAATTGGTATGAGAATAAACCTTTGTTCGGAAAGAATATATGTATTACACGCTCAAGGAAACAATCGGTAAATTTAAAAAATAAATTAGTAGAATTAGGAGCAGAAGTTACAAGCTTCAATGCAATAGAGATAAAAAATGAGGCAGATAATCTAAAAGATTATATAGATAAATTAGGAAAGTATGATCATATAGTGTTTACTTCGGTAAATAGTGTTGAAGTATTCTTTGATTATTTAATAGAAAAAGATTATGATATAAGAGGAATTAAGGCAAAAATTTCAGTTATTGGAGATGCAACAGAGAAAGCTTTAAAGCAAAGAGGAATTAGGTGTTTTGCAAAAGCAAAGGAATTTGCATCTGAAGGTCTATTAAATATATTAAAGCCATATTTAAATAAAAATGAGACTTTACTTTTACCATGCTCAGCTAAGAGCAGAAAGTATATATATGAAGAGCTTACAAGCTGTGGTATAGAGGTTGATAGAGTATATATTTATGATACTGTTTGCGGTTCTGTGGTTAATAAAAAGTCTTTTGACGAAGCTGATATAGTATTCTTTACAAGTCCATCAACTGTTAATAATATGATAGAGATGTTAGGTATAGAAGAAATCAAAAAGAAGAAGATTATAGCAATAGGACCAAAAACAAATGAGCCATTAGAAAAATTAGGAATAGAGGCTTATGTATGCACAGAACATAGTGAAGAGGGCTTTTTAAAGGAAATACAAGCATTTATCTAA
- the hemB gene encoding porphobilinogen synthase, with the protein MIKRGRRLRVNPAIRDMVRETILNSKDFIYPIFVVEGNNIKNEISSLPGNYHFSIDRLHEVIKDIQEADIAGVLLFGIPDHKDECGSEAYNDNGIVQQAIREIKKLDKDMLVITDVCMCEYTSHGHCGIIHDEYVDNDETLEYLAKISVSHAKAGADIIAPSDMMDGRIGAIRKALDENGFKNISIMSYSAKYCSAYYGPFRDAANSAPQFGDRKTYQMDPANRMEALRETQMDIEEGADFIMVKPALSYLDIIRDCRENFNMPLAAYNVSGEYAMIKAAGKLGLIDEERVMMETLTSIKRAGADIIITYHALEASKILNGR; encoded by the coding sequence ATGATTAAAAGAGGAAGAAGACTTAGAGTAAATCCAGCCATTCGTGATATGGTTAGAGAAACAATATTAAATTCAAAGGATTTTATTTATCCTATTTTTGTTGTAGAAGGAAATAATATAAAGAATGAAATTTCTTCATTACCAGGAAATTATCATTTTTCTATTGATAGATTACATGAAGTAATTAAAGACATTCAGGAAGCTGATATTGCAGGAGTATTGCTTTTTGGAATACCAGATCATAAAGATGAATGTGGATCAGAGGCTTATAATGATAATGGAATTGTTCAACAAGCAATAAGAGAAATTAAAAAGCTAGACAAAGACATGCTTGTTATAACAGATGTTTGTATGTGTGAGTATACTTCTCATGGCCACTGTGGAATAATTCATGATGAATATGTAGATAATGATGAAACTTTAGAATATCTAGCTAAAATATCTGTATCTCATGCTAAAGCAGGAGCAGATATAATTGCACCATCTGATATGATGGATGGAAGAATTGGAGCTATAAGAAAAGCATTAGATGAAAATGGATTTAAAAATATCAGTATAATGAGTTATTCAGCAAAATATTGTTCTGCATATTATGGACCATTTAGAGATGCTGCAAATTCTGCACCACAATTTGGAGACAGAAAAACATATCAAATGGATCCAGCTAATAGAATGGAAGCTCTTCGTGAAACACAAATGGATATAGAAGAAGGAGCAGATTTCATTATGGTTAAGCCAGCACTTTCTTATTTGGATATAATAAGAGATTGTAGAGAAAACTTTAATATGCCGCTTGCAGCTTATAATGTAAGTGGAGAATATGCTATGATTAAGGCAGCAGGAAAACTTGGGCTTATTGATGAGGAAAGAGTAATGATGGAAACCTTAACTTCAATTAAGAGAGCTGGAGCTGATATAATTATTACTTATCATGCATTAGAAGCATCAAAGATTTTAAATGGACGATAA
- the hemL gene encoding glutamate-1-semialdehyde 2,1-aminomutase, with translation MKNLEIFKESEKYMPGGVNSPVRAFKGVKLNPPVIKSGKGVIIKDEDDNEYIDFVLAWGPLILGHCDDDVVEAIQKISSEALAFGAPTKLELDLAKFMCTNLDNVEMIRMVNSGTEATMSAVKLARGYTNRKKIVKFAGCYHGHFDGFLIEAGSGVMTGGIPGSLGVPNESIENTLIGIYNDKKQITELFEKYGNEIAGVIIEPVAGNMGVIKAEDDFMETLRDLCTQYGALLIFDEVMNGFRVTFKGAQALFNVKPDLITYAKIMGGGLPCGAYGGRREIMEKLSPLGGVYQAGTMSGNPIVMAAGLATLNKLKNNLNYYDHIEKIGAKLQEGVVKISKKYNLPIVMNRVGGMMTIFFTDLEEVRTYEDVKKCNVERFNRYFEHMLRKGINIAPSQFEAVFLSVKHEEIHIDRFLNAFEEFAINESRNK, from the coding sequence ATGAAAAACCTTGAAATATTTAAAGAATCAGAAAAATATATGCCAGGTGGAGTTAATAGCCCAGTTAGAGCATTTAAAGGTGTTAAATTAAACCCTCCAGTTATAAAGTCTGGAAAAGGTGTAATAATTAAAGATGAAGATGATAATGAGTATATTGATTTTGTTTTAGCTTGGGGGCCGCTAATTCTTGGACATTGCGATGATGATGTTGTCGAGGCTATTCAAAAAATAAGCTCAGAAGCTCTAGCTTTTGGAGCACCAACAAAATTAGAATTAGACTTGGCTAAGTTTATGTGCACTAATTTAGACAATGTTGAAATGATTAGAATGGTTAATTCTGGTACAGAGGCAACTATGAGTGCAGTAAAGCTGGCAAGAGGATATACTAATAGAAAGAAAATAGTGAAATTTGCAGGATGCTATCATGGGCATTTTGATGGATTTTTAATAGAAGCTGGTTCAGGGGTAATGACAGGAGGAATTCCAGGTTCACTTGGTGTTCCAAATGAAAGCATAGAGAATACATTAATAGGTATATATAATGATAAAAAGCAAATTACAGAATTATTTGAGAAGTATGGAAATGAAATAGCAGGTGTCATTATTGAACCAGTTGCAGGAAATATGGGAGTAATAAAAGCAGAAGATGATTTTATGGAGACACTAAGAGATCTTTGTACACAATATGGAGCGTTATTAATATTCGATGAGGTAATGAATGGATTTAGAGTTACATTTAAAGGTGCTCAGGCTTTGTTTAATGTTAAACCAGATTTGATTACATACGCTAAGATTATGGGAGGTGGACTTCCATGTGGAGCTTATGGCGGAAGACGAGAGATAATGGAGAAATTATCACCACTTGGCGGAGTATATCAAGCAGGAACAATGTCTGGAAATCCAATAGTCATGGCAGCAGGACTTGCAACTTTAAATAAATTAAAAAATAATTTAAATTATTATGATCATATTGAAAAAATAGGAGCAAAGCTTCAAGAAGGTGTAGTAAAGATATCAAAAAAATACAATCTTCCAATTGTAATGAACAGAGTTGGAGGTATGATGACAATATTCTTTACTGACTTGGAGGAAGTTAGAACTTACGAAGATGTTAAGAAATGTAATGTGGAAAGATTTAATAGATATTTTGAGCACATGCTAAGAAAAGGAATAAATATAGCACCATCTCAATTTGAAGCAGTATTTTTAAGTGTAAAACATGAAGAAATACATATTGATAGATTTTTAAATGCTTTCGAAGAATTTGCAATTAACGAAAGTCGTAATAAATAG
- a CDS encoding epoxyqueuosine reductase QueH, with translation MNKINYQKELDLLIEKLVNDKKVPRLLLHSCCAPCSSYVLEYLSKYFKITIFFYNPNIYPLEEYSRRVVEQKRFISELKVEHEIDFIEGKYDTENFYEISKGLENEREGGTRCFKCYELRLKEAAAIAKDKGYDYFTTTLSISPHKNAQKLNEIGQKLSTEYNIKYLYSDFKKKEGYKRSIELSNEYNLYRQDYCGCVFSKNERSQMNKE, from the coding sequence ATGAATAAAATTAATTACCAAAAGGAATTGGATTTACTAATAGAAAAGTTAGTGAATGATAAAAAGGTTCCAAGATTATTGTTACATAGCTGCTGTGCACCATGTAGCAGCTACGTATTAGAATATTTATCAAAATATTTTAAAATAACGATTTTCTTTTATAATCCCAATATCTATCCTTTAGAGGAATATTCAAGAAGAGTAGTAGAACAAAAAAGATTTATTTCAGAGCTTAAAGTTGAGCATGAAATAGATTTTATTGAGGGAAAATACGATACTGAAAATTTCTATGAAATATCTAAAGGTTTAGAAAACGAAAGGGAAGGTGGCACGAGATGTTTTAAGTGCTATGAATTAAGACTTAAAGAGGCAGCTGCTATAGCTAAAGATAAAGGTTATGATTATTTTACAACAACATTATCGATAAGTCCTCATAAGAATGCACAAAAACTAAATGAAATAGGCCAAAAATTAAGTACAGAATATAATATAAAATATTTGTATTCAGATTTCAAAAAAAAAGAAGGCTATAAACGTTCCATAGAACTTTCAAATGAATACAATTTATATAGACAAGATTATTGTGGCTGCGTATTTTCAAAAAATGAAAGATCACAAATGAATAAAGAATGA
- a CDS encoding DUF3867 domain-containing protein yields the protein MSDKIIDFNELKNKVKDKDVDKFEDYIYSMYYKLAEGKMNMAEFSKNIMTYMEENNISQDKLINIQKKFLERYGVDPSMIEEQFKIPGLSIDNSNYDTMKKNMSFQEKYKSRMANKVMSEYFIKNDKNDLKVLIEKSDVILASEKSIDLNDNELNEFLCSYKKVIEDKKINIVLCENIKNYEY from the coding sequence ATGTCTGATAAGATTATAGATTTTAATGAGTTAAAGAATAAAGTTAAAGACAAAGATGTAGATAAGTTTGAAGATTATATATATTCTATGTATTATAAATTGGCTGAAGGAAAAATGAATATGGCTGAATTTTCCAAAAATATAATGACTTATATGGAGGAAAATAATATATCTCAAGACAAATTAATTAATATACAAAAGAAGTTTTTGGAGAGATATGGAGTAGATCCTTCTATGATAGAAGAGCAGTTTAAGATTCCAGGATTAAGTATTGATAATTCAAATTATGATACTATGAAGAAAAATATGAGCTTTCAAGAAAAGTATAAAAGCAGGATGGCAAATAAGGTTATGTCTGAGTACTTCATAAAAAATGATAAAAATGATTTGAAAGTACTTATAGAAAAAAGTGATGTCATATTAGCAAGTGAAAAGAGCATAGATTTAAATGATAATGAATTAAATGAATTTTTATGCTCGTATAAGAAAGTAATAGAGGATAAAAAAATAAATATAGTCTTATGCGAAAATATAAAAAACTATGAATATTAA